A window of the Egibacter rhizosphaerae genome harbors these coding sequences:
- a CDS encoding DNA-directed RNA polymerase subunit alpha produces MLTVQRPGITEEPLVEGVRSVFAIEPLEPGFGYTLGNSLRRTLLSSIPGAAVTSVRIEGVLHEFSSIDGVKEDVTDIILNVKDLVLRCHSEEPVEIFLGGEGPGEITADFITAPSEVEILNRDHHIATLNRKGRVEMYLTVEQGRGYVSAERNKRPDQPIGVIPVDSIYSPVRRVTYRVEATRVEQMTNYDRLLLDVETDGSVSPPETLASAGSTLQDLFGLFSGFEESGPGGLSIGADTAAAGPQSPNLMLPIEDLDLSVRSYNCLKREGVATVGELVQKSEQDLLDIRNFGQKSIEEVKQKLAEMGLSLSDYGG; encoded by the coding sequence GTGCTGACCGTTCAGCGACCCGGTATCACCGAGGAACCCCTCGTCGAGGGCGTGCGCAGCGTGTTCGCGATCGAACCTCTCGAGCCAGGCTTCGGCTACACGCTCGGCAACAGCCTGCGCCGCACCCTGCTGTCGTCCATCCCGGGCGCCGCGGTGACGAGCGTGCGCATCGAGGGGGTCTTGCACGAGTTCAGCTCGATCGACGGCGTCAAGGAGGATGTCACCGACATCATCCTGAACGTCAAGGATCTCGTGCTGCGCTGCCACTCCGAGGAGCCGGTCGAGATCTTCCTCGGGGGTGAGGGTCCCGGCGAGATCACCGCGGACTTCATCACCGCGCCGAGCGAGGTCGAGATCCTCAACCGCGATCATCACATCGCGACGCTCAACCGCAAGGGACGCGTCGAGATGTACCTGACCGTCGAGCAGGGCCGCGGCTACGTGTCGGCAGAGCGCAACAAGCGCCCCGACCAGCCGATCGGCGTGATCCCTGTCGACTCGATCTACTCGCCGGTGCGCCGCGTGACTTACCGTGTGGAAGCCACCCGTGTCGAGCAGATGACCAACTACGACCGGCTGCTGCTCGACGTGGAGACCGACGGCTCGGTCAGTCCCCCGGAGACCCTCGCGTCGGCCGGATCGACGCTGCAGGACCTCTTCGGGCTCTTCAGCGGGTTCGAGGAGTCGGGCCCCGGCGGCCTGTCCATCGGCGCCGACACCGCTGCTGCCGGACCCCAGTCCCCCAACCTCATGCTGCCGATCGAGGACCTGGACCTGTCGGTGCGCAGCTACAACTGCCTGAAGCGCGAGGGCGTCGCGACCGTCGGTGAGCTGGTCCAGAAGAGCGAGCAGGACCTGCTCGACATCCGCAACTTCGGGCAGAAGTCCATCGAGGAGGTCAAGCAGAAGCTGGCCGAGATGGGGCTCTCGCTCTCCGACTACGGCGGCTAG
- the rpsK gene encoding 30S ribosomal protein S11 gives MAQQRKSSERRQKKKDRRQVAYGQAHVKSSFNNTIVTITDQQGHVLTWSTAGNAGFKGSRKSTPFAAQLAAEQAAKRAGEFGMRKIDVFVSGPGSGRETAIRSLAANGLEVAVIKDVTPIPHNGCRPPKRRRV, from the coding sequence ATGGCTCAGCAGCGCAAGTCCAGCGAGCGGCGCCAGAAGAAGAAGGATCGCCGCCAGGTCGCCTACGGGCAGGCCCACGTCAAGAGTTCGTTCAACAACACGATCGTGACGATCACCGACCAGCAGGGTCACGTGCTGACCTGGTCCACGGCCGGCAACGCCGGCTTCAAGGGCAGCCGCAAGTCGACCCCGTTCGCTGCGCAACTGGCGGCCGAGCAGGCCGCGAAGCGCGCGGGGGAGTTCGGCATGCGCAAGATCGACGTGTTCGTGTCGGGCCCCGGCTCGGGGCGCGAGACCGCGATTCGTTCGCTCGCCGCGAACGGGCTCGAGGTCGCGGTCATCAAGGACGTGACCCCGATCCCGCACAACGGCTGCCGGCCACCGAAGCGCCGCCGCGTCTGA
- a CDS encoding MFS transporter has protein sequence MRLGRFQLGVRTRDGEGVGFDPALIALSLAITIVCTLPLWLTGALAVQMRAELGFSIVALGGAVAVFRVAGAASSVPLGRLADRLGPVPALRIAAGMAAASGLGIAAFAHDWLVLVAFLALSGASNVLGQTAANLTLVRTVRAGRQGIAFGVKQSALPAGSLVAGLAVPLLALTIGWRWAFVLAAVLALAVAAVVPANRTERYGTSSGASNRVYGRRPLVLLALGLFFGMGAAGSLTTYIVESATVFGFAEAAAGLLLTFGSALSIGARLIAGARADQRGGRHLHAVGLMLLAGSVGYVLIAVGTPAAVLVGAALAFPFAWGFNGVFWLAIVRLNQATPASATGLLMPGGMLGGVAGPLTFGLLVDTFSYQAAWLTAGGWGLLAGLCMLLGRWLLRIDLGASDAAGAPRPAAGTTS, from the coding sequence ATGCGGCTCGGACGGTTCCAGCTGGGTGTGAGGACGAGGGACGGCGAGGGCGTCGGCTTCGACCCGGCGCTCATCGCGCTGTCGCTCGCGATCACGATCGTGTGCACGCTGCCGCTCTGGCTCACGGGCGCGCTCGCCGTGCAGATGCGTGCCGAACTCGGCTTCTCGATCGTCGCGCTCGGTGGCGCCGTCGCGGTGTTCCGCGTCGCGGGCGCCGCCTCGTCCGTGCCGCTGGGACGCCTCGCCGATCGGCTCGGCCCCGTTCCTGCCCTGCGCATCGCGGCGGGCATGGCGGCGGCCTCGGGTCTGGGCATCGCCGCGTTCGCACACGACTGGCTCGTGCTCGTCGCGTTCCTCGCGCTCTCGGGCGCCTCCAACGTGCTCGGGCAGACCGCGGCGAACCTCACGCTCGTCCGCACCGTCCGGGCCGGACGACAGGGAATCGCGTTCGGGGTCAAGCAGTCGGCGCTGCCGGCCGGCTCCCTCGTCGCTGGCCTCGCGGTCCCGCTCCTCGCGCTGACCATCGGATGGCGCTGGGCGTTCGTGCTGGCCGCGGTCCTGGCGCTCGCGGTCGCGGCCGTGGTCCCCGCCAACCGTACGGAGCGGTACGGCACGTCCAGCGGCGCGAGCAACCGCGTCTACGGCCGCCGCCCGCTGGTACTCCTCGCCCTCGGGTTGTTCTTCGGCATGGGGGCGGCCGGTTCGCTCACGACCTACATCGTCGAGAGCGCCACCGTTTTCGGCTTCGCCGAGGCGGCGGCCGGCCTGCTGCTCACCTTCGGCAGCGCGCTGTCGATCGGGGCGCGGCTGATCGCCGGCGCGCGGGCGGACCAACGCGGCGGCCGCCACCTGCACGCGGTCGGGCTGATGCTGCTCGCCGGATCGGTCGGCTACGTGCTCATCGCGGTGGGCACGCCCGCCGCGGTCCTCGTCGGCGCCGCGCTCGCGTTCCCGTTCGCGTGGGGCTTCAACGGCGTGTTCTGGCTGGCGATCGTGCGGCTCAACCAGGCGACTCCGGCCAGCGCCACCGGCCTGCTCATGCCCGGCGGCATGCTGGGAGGCGTCGCCGGGCCGCTCACCTTCGGTCTCCTGGTCGACACGTTCTCCTATCAGGCCGCCTGGCTCACTGCCGGCGGATGGGGCCTGCTGGCCGGGCTCTGCATGTTGCTCGGGCGCTGGCTCCTGCGCATCGACCTCGGCGCGAGCGACGCGGCCGGGGCCCCGCGCCCCGCGGCCGGGACCACGAGCTGA
- a CDS encoding universal stress protein, with protein MQPSTALIGCKPDRDPRPLLALARWVVEPPATLHLVSAVRVDTEENQRQRLDGVQRHLQPIADELEREGFSAPIQVGMVAVSPGSDLVRTAEQRAADFIVIGLTKRSRVGKALMGSEAQRVLLSAPCPVLCANSGWVEQASTA; from the coding sequence ATGCAACCGTCAACTGCGCTGATCGGGTGCAAACCCGACCGCGATCCCCGCCCGCTGCTCGCGCTCGCGCGCTGGGTCGTCGAGCCCCCGGCAACGCTGCATCTGGTGTCCGCGGTCCGGGTCGACACCGAGGAGAACCAGCGGCAACGCCTCGACGGGGTCCAGCGCCACCTCCAACCGATCGCCGATGAGCTCGAGCGGGAGGGGTTCTCGGCGCCGATCCAGGTCGGCATGGTGGCCGTCTCCCCGGGCAGCGACTTGGTCCGCACCGCAGAGCAGCGCGCAGCCGACTTCATCGTGATCGGCCTCACCAAGCGGTCCCGAGTGGGCAAGGCGCTCATGGGCAGCGAAGCGCAGCGGGTCCTGTTGAGCGCGCCATGTCCGGTGCTGTGCGCCAACTCCGGCTGGGTGGAGCAGGCGTCCACCGCCTGA
- a CDS encoding adenylate kinase, protein MRLVLLGPPGAGKGTQAELIARDHGIPHVSTGDIFRANVGQETQLGLEATAYMDRGELVPDDVVNRMVEDRLAQPDAAPGFLLDGYPRTTAQAEALELLLQERDTPLDAVLRFVVPEEELLARLEARREAEHRSDDDAEVIRKRLVEYRSKTAPLEDFYAERGLVRDIDAVGTVEEVRERAEKVLQGLKGA, encoded by the coding sequence GTGCGACTGGTCCTTCTCGGCCCCCCGGGGGCGGGCAAAGGCACACAGGCCGAGCTGATCGCTCGCGATCACGGGATCCCACACGTCTCGACGGGCGACATCTTCCGTGCGAACGTCGGGCAGGAGACCCAGCTCGGGCTGGAGGCGACGGCCTACATGGACCGCGGCGAGCTCGTCCCCGACGACGTCGTCAACCGGATGGTCGAGGATCGCCTCGCCCAGCCCGACGCGGCCCCGGGCTTCCTGCTGGACGGCTATCCGCGCACGACGGCGCAGGCCGAGGCCCTCGAACTCCTGCTGCAGGAGCGGGACACGCCGCTGGACGCCGTCCTACGCTTCGTGGTCCCCGAGGAGGAGTTGCTCGCCCGCCTCGAGGCCCGACGCGAGGCGGAGCACCGCAGCGACGACGACGCCGAGGTGATCCGCAAGCGCCTGGTGGAGTACCGCTCGAAGACCGCGCCGCTCGAGGACTTCTACGCCGAGCGCGGGCTCGTGCGCGACATCGACGCCGTCGGCACCGTCGAAGAGGTGCGCGAGCGGGCCGAGAAGGTGCTACAAGGCCTCAAGGGGGCGTGA
- the rpsM gene encoding 30S ribosomal protein S13, whose translation MARIAGVDLPREKRLEVGLTYIYGIGHPTARQIVVQAGIDPLTRVRDLDDGQVKALRDIIDGAFQVEGDLRREVQQNIKRKVEINSYQGIRHRRALPVNGQRTHTNARTRKGRKATVGGAGKQKKRKH comes from the coding sequence ATGGCCCGCATCGCCGGTGTCGACCTCCCGCGCGAGAAGCGTCTCGAGGTCGGCCTGACCTACATCTACGGCATCGGCCACCCGACGGCGCGCCAGATCGTCGTGCAGGCCGGAATCGACCCGCTCACCCGTGTGCGCGACCTGGACGACGGGCAGGTCAAGGCGCTGCGGGACATCATCGACGGGGCCTTCCAGGTCGAGGGTGACCTGCGCCGCGAGGTGCAGCAGAACATCAAGCGCAAGGTCGAGATCAATTCCTACCAGGGCATTCGGCACCGCCGGGCCCTGCCGGTCAACGGCCAGCGCACGCACACGAATGCGCGTACCCGGAAGGGCCGCAAGGCCACCGTCGGCGGCGCGGGCAAGCAGAAGAAGCGGAAGCACTGA
- the truA gene encoding tRNA pseudouridine(38-40) synthase TruA has protein sequence MRIDLAYDGSGFHGFAAQDGHRTVEGELAAALERLAGPVSITVAGRTDAGVHARAQTVHVDVPTDARLLGDVERARRALDRMLGPEITIWRVRVVPATFDARFSATERRYRYWLCDGPALDPLDRIAVWHVGPPALDVAAMNAGGRHLIGEHDFASFCRRRGDQHLVRRVDALRVRRRPRGLVELHVAGPAFCHQMVRSIAGCLLRVGRGARGADWVAEALAARDRQVVGQVAPPHGLVLEGVSYGGRRTSPG, from the coding sequence GTGCGCATCGACCTCGCGTACGACGGTTCGGGGTTCCACGGCTTCGCGGCACAGGACGGACACCGCACCGTCGAAGGCGAGTTGGCCGCCGCGCTCGAGCGGCTCGCCGGGCCGGTCTCGATCACCGTGGCGGGGCGCACCGACGCGGGTGTGCACGCTCGGGCGCAGACCGTGCACGTCGACGTCCCCACCGACGCCCGCCTGCTCGGCGACGTGGAACGCGCCCGGCGGGCCCTCGATCGGATGCTGGGTCCGGAGATCACGATCTGGCGCGTGCGCGTGGTCCCCGCCACCTTCGACGCGCGCTTCTCGGCGACCGAGCGGCGCTACCGGTACTGGTTGTGCGACGGCCCCGCCCTGGACCCGCTCGACCGGATCGCCGTCTGGCACGTCGGCCCCCCGGCGCTCGACGTGGCGGCCATGAACGCGGGAGGCCGGCATCTGATCGGCGAGCACGACTTCGCCTCGTTCTGCCGCCGCCGCGGGGACCAACACCTCGTCCGCCGGGTCGACGCGCTGCGGGTCCGGCGGCGTCCTCGCGGCCTGGTGGAGCTGCATGTCGCCGGGCCGGCGTTCTGCCATCAAATGGTGCGCTCGATCGCCGGGTGCCTGCTGCGCGTCGGGCGCGGCGCGCGCGGGGCCGATTGGGTCGCCGAGGCACTGGCCGCCCGGGACCGCCAGGTCGTCGGCCAGGTCGCCCCCCCACACGGGCTCGTGCTCGAGGGGGTCTCCTATGGTGGCCGCCGGACCTCACCAGGGTGA
- the rplQ gene encoding 50S ribosomal protein L17, with protein sequence MPTPKKGPRFGGSPGHHKHMMANLTTELIRHGRIRTTQARAKHVQPLAEKMITLGKRGDLHARRRANRVIEDEEVLARLFDEVGPANAERPGGYTRVLKLGPRKGDAAPMALIELVADSDGDSGESVREGAGAAGACAGRGVRRRPGEPGPRPRRPPRPPRRSPRPMPKKPRPPLTSQPWATRPTRTSKG encoded by the coding sequence ATGCCGACGCCCAAGAAGGGGCCCCGCTTCGGCGGTAGCCCCGGCCACCACAAGCACATGATGGCCAACCTGACCACCGAGCTGATCCGCCACGGGCGGATCCGCACGACGCAGGCACGGGCGAAGCACGTCCAGCCCCTCGCCGAGAAGATGATCACGCTCGGCAAGCGTGGTGACCTGCACGCCCGTCGGCGCGCGAACCGTGTCATCGAGGACGAGGAGGTGCTGGCGCGCCTGTTCGACGAGGTCGGGCCGGCCAACGCCGAGCGTCCCGGTGGCTACACGCGCGTCCTGAAGCTGGGGCCCCGCAAGGGGGATGCCGCACCGATGGCGCTGATCGAGCTGGTCGCCGACAGCGACGGCGACAGCGGCGAGAGCGTGCGCGAGGGGGCGGGCGCCGCTGGAGCCTGCGCCGGTCGCGGCGTGAGGAGGCGACCGGGGGAGCCCGGGCCGCGCCCGCGGCGGCCGCCACGGCCACCGCGGAGGAGCCCGAGGCCGATGCCGAAGAAGCCGAGGCCCCCGTTGACGAGTCAGCCGTGGGCGACCCGACCGACGAGAACGTCGAAGGGGTAG
- a CDS encoding SDR family oxidoreductase, translating to MATTTTPTALVMAGSKGLGYASAEALGRSGHTVALCGRDSDALGAAARQLEEAGIEALPVTADVADPDALSQLFARVDDALGRLDVLVANAGGPPAGNFDDLDDAAWERAFELTFMSAVRSIRHALPRFRAVGGGRVIVIGSSSVRRPIPGLTSSNAMRPGLAGLVKSLATELGPEGITVNMVSPGRIETERTRTLDAAAAEREGSTSEDIRARTVAGIPMGRMGEPHELGAMVAHLASPASAYVTGQSILVDGGLAPTLP from the coding sequence ATGGCAACCACGACCACCCCCACCGCCCTCGTGATGGCGGGCAGCAAGGGCCTCGGCTACGCGAGCGCGGAGGCGCTGGGCCGCAGCGGCCACACCGTCGCGCTCTGCGGACGGGACAGCGACGCGCTCGGCGCCGCCGCGAGGCAACTCGAGGAGGCCGGCATCGAGGCGCTGCCGGTGACCGCGGACGTCGCGGACCCCGACGCGCTCTCGCAGCTGTTCGCTCGGGTCGACGACGCGCTCGGGCGGCTGGACGTGCTCGTCGCGAACGCGGGCGGCCCCCCGGCGGGGAACTTCGACGACCTCGACGACGCTGCGTGGGAACGGGCCTTCGAGCTCACGTTCATGAGCGCGGTGCGGTCCATCCGCCACGCCCTGCCGCGGTTCCGTGCCGTGGGCGGTGGCCGGGTGATCGTGATCGGCTCGTCGAGCGTGCGGCGCCCGATCCCGGGGCTGACGAGCTCCAACGCGATGCGGCCCGGCCTCGCCGGGCTCGTGAAGTCCCTCGCCACCGAGTTGGGCCCCGAGGGCATCACCGTGAACATGGTGTCGCCGGGGCGGATCGAGACCGAGCGCACACGGACGCTCGACGCCGCCGCGGCCGAGCGGGAGGGCAGCACCTCCGAGGACATCCGCGCGCGCACGGTCGCCGGCATCCCGATGGGACGGATGGGCGAGCCGCACGAGCTCGGTGCCATGGTCGCCCACCTGGCCAGCCCCGCGTCGGCCTACGTGACGGGGCAGAGCATCCTCGTCGACGGAGGGCTCGCTCCCACCCTCCCCTGA
- the rpsI gene encoding 30S ribosomal protein S9 yields the protein MADKIFTGRRKSAVARVRLRPGTGRFEINGRSLEEYFPVEAHQGTVREPFQVTEAEERFDVVANIRGGGTAGQAGALRLGIARALEGEDPDWRPSLKQAGLLTRDAREVERKKYGLKKARKAPQYSKR from the coding sequence ATGGCGGACAAGATCTTCACCGGCCGCCGCAAGAGCGCGGTCGCGCGCGTGCGCCTGCGCCCCGGCACCGGCCGGTTCGAGATCAACGGGCGCTCGCTCGAGGAGTACTTCCCCGTCGAGGCGCACCAGGGCACCGTGCGTGAGCCGTTCCAGGTCACCGAGGCCGAGGAGCGGTTCGATGTCGTCGCGAACATTCGCGGTGGCGGCACGGCGGGTCAGGCCGGGGCACTGCGGTTGGGGATCGCCCGGGCCCTCGAGGGCGAGGATCCGGATTGGCGGCCCAGCCTCAAGCAGGCGGGGCTGTTGACGCGCGACGCCCGCGAGGTCGAGCGCAAGAAGTACGGCCTCAAGAAGGCCCGCAAGGCTCCGCAGTACTCGAAGCGCTAG
- the rpmJ gene encoding 50S ribosomal protein L36: MKVQPSVKRQCDRCRIIRRHGRIMVICSNPRHKQRQG; this comes from the coding sequence GTGAAGGTCCAGCCCTCGGTGAAGCGCCAGTGTGACCGGTGCCGGATCATCCGCCGGCACGGGCGGATCATGGTGATCTGCTCGAACCCCCGCCACAAGCAGCGGCAGGGCTAG
- the map gene encoding type I methionyl aminopeptidase, whose translation MIRTPRQRLRQLRGVARTDQPKGAPMIVRKSAQEIEAMARAGAVAARAHEAMRDALEPGMSTGDLDAIAEREIVGAGAQPSFKGYRGFPGSVCTSVNEQIVHGIPRSDVILQAGDLVKLDTGAIVDGYHSDTAVTWIVGGEDAAPPEVRELVARTRAALWAGLQAALVGNRIGDISAAVEAQSQSRAYGVVKEYVGHGLGRALHEEPQVPNYGRAGRGPKLVRGLVIAIEPMFNLGTADTEVLEDDWTVVTADRALSAHWEHTVAVTDDGPRVLTARRDEPTYPLDEPDRVPGRELVVDASSA comes from the coding sequence GTGATCCGCACACCGCGCCAACGCCTCCGCCAGCTGCGGGGAGTGGCCCGCACCGACCAGCCGAAAGGCGCCCCGATGATCGTCCGCAAGTCCGCCCAGGAGATCGAGGCCATGGCTCGTGCCGGGGCCGTCGCCGCCCGGGCGCACGAGGCGATGCGTGACGCCCTCGAGCCGGGCATGTCGACCGGGGACCTGGACGCCATCGCCGAGCGCGAGATCGTCGGGGCCGGTGCGCAACCCTCGTTCAAGGGCTACCGGGGCTTCCCCGGGTCCGTCTGCACCTCGGTCAACGAGCAGATCGTGCACGGGATCCCCCGGTCCGACGTGATCCTGCAGGCCGGCGACCTCGTCAAGCTCGACACCGGCGCGATCGTCGACGGGTACCACAGCGACACCGCCGTTACCTGGATCGTGGGCGGCGAGGATGCTGCCCCTCCCGAGGTCCGCGAGCTCGTGGCCCGAACCCGCGCCGCCCTGTGGGCAGGCCTGCAGGCCGCGCTCGTCGGCAACCGGATCGGCGACATCTCCGCCGCGGTCGAGGCGCAGTCCCAATCGCGTGCGTACGGCGTCGTCAAGGAGTACGTCGGCCACGGCCTCGGCCGAGCACTCCACGAGGAGCCCCAGGTCCCGAACTACGGGCGAGCCGGACGGGGGCCCAAACTCGTGCGCGGCCTCGTCATCGCGATCGAGCCGATGTTCAACCTCGGGACCGCGGACACGGAGGTGCTCGAGGACGACTGGACCGTCGTCACCGCCGATCGGGCGCTGTCAGCCCACTGGGAACACACGGTCGCGGTCACCGACGACGGCCCGCGTGTGCTGACCGCACGCCGCGACGAACCGACGTACCCGCTCGACGAGCCCGACCGCGTGCCCGGACGCGAACTCGTCGTGGACGCCAGTAGCGCCTGA
- the glmM gene encoding phosphoglucosamine mutase: MGKLFGTDGIRGVANTELTPELALALGRALVGTLRERGIDRPRVLIGLDPRASGDMIQAALASGLASAGGDVTELGVVPTPGVAYLTLETRADAGAVISASHNPVGDNGIKFFGADGYKLNDAQERRVEELLEGERVDRPTGVDLGRVERPVDVLAPYRDHLVAASAGVRADGLEVVVDCANGAASDLAPQVLAALGANVEAIHAEPNGRNINAGCGSTHPEPLREAVRRRGADLGLAHDGDADRLIAVDEAGRVVDGDQLLAIFATRLRAERGLDTVVTTVMTNLGFKLAMQREGIAVEETKVGDRFVLEAMRRGGHLLGGEPSGHLIFADQATTGDGILSAVRLLTTMTETGCKLSELATVMEQLPQVLVNVRGVDRDRLGAAEGVWGAVRDEEAALDGRGRVLVRASGTEPLVRVMVEADSETSARDAADRVAERVVAELGGEPDG, translated from the coding sequence GTGGGCAAGCTCTTCGGTACCGACGGGATCCGCGGCGTCGCGAACACCGAGCTGACGCCGGAGCTCGCGCTCGCGCTGGGCCGCGCCTTGGTGGGCACGCTGCGGGAACGTGGGATCGACCGGCCGCGTGTGCTCATCGGCCTCGACCCGCGGGCCAGCGGCGACATGATCCAGGCGGCGTTGGCCAGCGGCCTCGCCTCCGCCGGGGGCGACGTCACCGAGCTCGGGGTGGTGCCCACCCCCGGGGTCGCGTATCTCACGCTCGAGACGAGGGCCGACGCCGGGGCCGTGATCAGCGCCAGCCACAACCCCGTCGGTGACAACGGCATCAAGTTCTTCGGCGCGGACGGCTACAAGCTGAACGACGCGCAGGAGCGGCGGGTGGAGGAGCTGCTCGAGGGCGAGCGCGTGGACCGCCCGACCGGTGTCGACCTCGGCCGCGTGGAACGTCCGGTGGACGTGCTCGCGCCCTACCGCGACCATCTGGTCGCCGCGTCCGCGGGCGTGCGCGCCGACGGACTCGAGGTCGTCGTGGACTGCGCGAACGGGGCCGCGAGCGACCTCGCGCCCCAGGTGCTGGCTGCGTTGGGCGCGAACGTCGAGGCCATCCACGCCGAACCGAACGGTCGCAACATCAACGCGGGCTGCGGCTCGACGCATCCCGAGCCGCTGCGGGAGGCCGTCCGCCGGCGGGGCGCCGACCTGGGACTCGCCCACGACGGCGACGCCGACCGCTTGATCGCGGTCGACGAGGCCGGGAGGGTCGTCGACGGCGACCAACTGCTCGCGATCTTCGCGACCCGGCTGCGGGCGGAGCGCGGCCTGGACACGGTCGTGACCACGGTCATGACCAACCTCGGTTTCAAGCTCGCGATGCAGCGGGAGGGCATCGCGGTCGAGGAGACCAAGGTCGGCGATCGGTTCGTGCTCGAGGCGATGCGCCGAGGCGGTCACCTGCTGGGCGGGGAGCCGTCCGGCCACCTCATCTTCGCCGATCAGGCCACCACGGGGGACGGCATCCTCTCGGCCGTGCGGCTGCTCACGACCATGACGGAGACCGGCTGCAAGCTCTCGGAGCTCGCCACGGTGATGGAGCAGCTGCCGCAGGTGCTCGTCAACGTCCGCGGTGTCGACCGCGACCGCCTCGGTGCCGCCGAGGGGGTCTGGGGCGCGGTTCGCGACGAGGAGGCCGCGCTGGACGGGCGTGGCCGCGTGCTCGTCCGCGCCTCGGGGACCGAGCCCCTCGTGCGCGTGATGGTCGAGGCGGACAGCGAGACCAGCGCCCGTGACGCGGCCGACCGTGTCGCCGAGCGGGTCGTGGCCGAACTCGGCGGGGAGCCCGACGGCTAG
- the rpsD gene encoding 30S ribosomal protein S4 has product MARYTGPDCKLCRRERQKLYLKGTRCEGPKCAIEKRPYPPGEHGRGRIRESEYLLQLREKQKARRIYGVLEKQFRNYYEEASRYRGRTGEALLVFLERRLDNVVYRGALARSRDEARQVVRHRHVLVNGRVVNIPSYLVKAGDVITIKEKSRDIQAVLGALEIIGTKTIPGWLSTDQSKLQITVLDTPERSQIDTPVQEQLIVELYSK; this is encoded by the coding sequence ATGGCTCGCTACACCGGACCGGACTGCAAGCTCTGCCGACGCGAACGGCAGAAGCTCTATCTCAAGGGCACCCGCTGCGAGGGTCCCAAGTGCGCGATCGAGAAGCGCCCCTACCCGCCGGGAGAGCACGGCCGGGGGCGCATCCGCGAGAGCGAGTACCTGCTGCAGCTGCGCGAGAAGCAGAAGGCGCGGCGCATCTACGGGGTTCTCGAGAAGCAGTTCCGCAACTACTACGAGGAAGCCAGCCGCTACCGCGGACGTACCGGTGAGGCGCTGCTGGTGTTCCTGGAGCGCCGACTCGACAACGTCGTCTACCGGGGCGCTCTCGCCCGCAGCCGGGACGAAGCGCGGCAGGTCGTCCGCCACCGTCACGTGCTCGTGAACGGTCGGGTCGTGAACATCCCGTCCTATCTGGTGAAGGCCGGCGACGTCATCACCATCAAGGAGAAGTCGCGGGACATCCAGGCCGTCCTGGGCGCGCTCGAGATCATCGGCACGAAGACGATCCCGGGGTGGCTGTCCACCGACCAGTCGAAGCTGCAGATCACCGTGCTCGACACGCCGGAGCGCAGCCAGATCGACACGCCCGTGCAGGAACAGCTCATCGTCGAGCTCTACTCGAAGTAG
- the rplM gene encoding 50S ribosomal protein L13, which produces MRTYSPRPTDIERAWYVVDADGEVLGRLASRLAHVLRGKHKPIYAPHADVGDFVIVVNADRVELTGHKAEQSMRHRHTGYPGGLVSLPFGRVLETKPEDLLRGAVKGMLPRTTPGRAQLKRLKVYAAPDHPHEAQQPQPLPEHL; this is translated from the coding sequence ATGCGCACGTACTCGCCCCGCCCCACCGACATCGAGCGCGCCTGGTACGTCGTCGACGCGGACGGCGAGGTGCTAGGTCGTCTCGCGTCGCGGCTCGCCCACGTCCTGCGCGGCAAGCACAAGCCGATCTACGCGCCCCACGCCGATGTCGGCGACTTCGTCATCGTCGTCAACGCCGATCGGGTCGAGCTGACCGGCCACAAGGCCGAGCAGTCGATGCGGCACCGCCACACGGGCTACCCGGGCGGCTTGGTGTCGCTGCCGTTCGGGCGTGTCCTCGAAACCAAGCCCGAGGACCTGCTGCGCGGTGCCGTCAAGGGCATGCTGCCGCGCACGACCCCGGGTCGCGCGCAACTGAAGCGCTTGAAGGTGTACGCGGCACCCGATCACCCCCACGAGGCGCAGCAGCCGCAGCCGCTGCCCGAGCACCTCTAG